One segment of Anatilimnocola aggregata DNA contains the following:
- a CDS encoding helix-turn-helix domain-containing protein, whose product MHLRSLPVRESPLPGESLTSFVRRHVVGMGYESMVRLLSLVDEVELPSHLDHLGRGPPLGALSGLLGRPSSLLADLTVHRFAESLVLQPQGAPPATLCDSKTLLRFFDPAHPRVCPECLREGTTYERLLWSFRPLPICLEHGVTLLDRCPACGRHARPARLDLEICRCGFRLTETAAIMIGSGAFSSAALIQTCLRGEPFAALDLSPAAALAWLDRLRSAVARTPSWIERTRETFQLPGSLSAESVAWLGAAEFLEVGPARLAEFLDVYQGIAKHRSTSTGVNRAFGHLLRDAERLESLGYSGPADALRQYLLGRYTHGHLSGKTTLFREASRRRQLRAREWIPQTAAARQLGICVPTLARLVRQQVLAGRVHPAGKQGRTVGLVSRAAVVDLQRRLSTGFTVTQAAQRLGVDRHRVLELIQEEVLAGVVRIARRWRIPAAAVEHLSATVAQLPPLLDRTSEWLSLREATRRFGAGHLNLARIVRLLCAGRLSARREPNETSLRGVYLQLSDLRSCTEEATAQHSVTAGWTLNRLAKLLFPEQPLKDVVLRKWMGAGLLRGKRQAKQWCIVDEEVARFRTTYCLAQEACRILGISRSTLARWERDGRIAPVYGKRTHRAAGASLFRRADLSRLLDRTAA is encoded by the coding sequence ATGCATCTCCGTTCACTGCCGGTGCGGGAGTCGCCACTGCCGGGTGAATCGCTCACCAGTTTCGTGCGGCGGCATGTCGTGGGGATGGGTTATGAATCGATGGTGCGATTGTTGTCGCTGGTCGACGAGGTCGAACTACCGTCCCACCTCGACCATCTGGGCCGCGGTCCACCGCTTGGCGCTTTGTCGGGCCTGCTCGGTCGCCCGTCTTCGTTGTTGGCTGATCTGACAGTGCATCGATTTGCAGAATCTTTAGTCCTGCAACCACAGGGCGCACCGCCGGCCACGCTGTGCGATTCAAAAACCCTGCTGCGATTTTTTGATCCGGCTCATCCTCGGGTATGTCCCGAGTGCCTCAGAGAAGGCACGACCTATGAACGACTGCTCTGGTCATTCCGACCGCTGCCGATCTGCCTTGAGCATGGCGTGACGCTTCTCGACCGTTGTCCGGCCTGTGGTCGGCATGCACGACCGGCACGTCTTGACCTCGAAATCTGCCGTTGTGGTTTTCGACTGACCGAGACTGCTGCGATCATGATTGGATCGGGCGCTTTCTCCAGCGCCGCGCTGATTCAAACCTGTTTGCGGGGCGAACCGTTCGCAGCGCTCGATTTATCCCCGGCGGCCGCTTTGGCTTGGCTCGATCGATTGCGCTCCGCCGTCGCTCGGACGCCGTCGTGGATCGAGCGGACCCGCGAAACGTTCCAATTACCGGGTTCACTTTCCGCCGAATCGGTGGCATGGCTGGGGGCGGCGGAGTTTTTGGAAGTCGGTCCTGCTCGCTTGGCGGAGTTTCTCGACGTCTATCAAGGGATCGCCAAACACCGTTCGACGTCGACCGGCGTCAATCGGGCGTTCGGACATCTGTTGCGCGACGCCGAACGGCTGGAAAGCCTGGGTTACTCGGGTCCAGCCGACGCCTTGAGACAGTATTTACTAGGGCGCTACACGCACGGCCACCTGAGCGGCAAAACGACCTTGTTTCGCGAGGCGAGCCGGCGGCGGCAACTTCGCGCTCGAGAGTGGATCCCCCAAACAGCCGCCGCGCGGCAACTTGGAATCTGTGTGCCGACGCTCGCCCGGTTGGTTCGGCAGCAGGTCTTAGCGGGCCGCGTGCATCCGGCGGGTAAGCAAGGACGGACGGTCGGGCTCGTGTCTCGCGCGGCAGTCGTCGATTTACAGCGACGGCTGTCGACGGGATTCACGGTCACGCAGGCCGCGCAGCGTTTGGGCGTCGATCGACACCGAGTGCTGGAGTTGATTCAGGAGGAAGTCTTGGCGGGCGTCGTGCGCATCGCCCGCCGTTGGCGGATTCCGGCGGCAGCGGTCGAACATCTGTCGGCGACCGTGGCTCAGCTGCCGCCGTTACTGGATCGCACTTCCGAATGGCTTTCGCTGCGAGAGGCCACGCGGCGGTTCGGCGCCGGCCATCTCAATCTGGCGCGTATCGTTCGTCTGCTTTGCGCGGGCCGGTTATCGGCACGGCGCGAGCCGAATGAGACCAGCCTCCGGGGCGTGTACCTGCAATTGTCCGACCTGCGTTCATGCACTGAAGAAGCAACTGCTCAGCACTCGGTAACCGCCGGCTGGACGCTAAACCGCCTAGCCAAGTTGCTCTTTCCGGAGCAGCCCCTCAAGGACGTCGTCTTACGAAAATGGATGGGGGCCGGGTTGCTCCGCGGTAAGCGGCAGGCCAAGCAGTGGTGTATCGTAGACGAGGAGGTCGCCCGCTTCCGAACGACGTACTGCCTGGCCCAAGAAGCTTGCCGGATCCTCGGCATCAGTCGCTCCACACTCGCTCGCTGGGAGCGCGACGGGCGAATTGCTCCCGTCTACGGTAAACGGACGCACCGTGCGGCCGGAGCTTCTCTCTTTCGCCGCGCCGATTTATCGCGGCTGCTCGACCGCACGGCTGCGTAG
- a CDS encoding AAA family ATPase has product MTLTQRLRELIDACFTGLWLQSHEHEDALAEIARLCREQGWRLAQWDVSSGLQLTGTEATTGTSAGQDPLAALRALPALAAPETTAVLVLKNFHRFLNSAEIVQTLVQQLIAGKQSRTFVIILSPVVQIPVELEKLILVVEHELPSREQLHELARGVATEPSEMPTGPQLDALLDAAGGLTRYEAEAAYSLSLVRHGRLLPDALWQIKSSLLKQSGLLQLHRGGETFEQLGGLEAIKAFCRRALRPGMRPANVRPRGILLLGIPGTGKSALAKALGNETGRPTLTLDVGTLMGGIVGQTESNIRQALQIADAMAPCVLFLDEVEKGLSGVASSGQTDSGVSARLFSTFLTWLNDHTSDVFVIATCNDISKLPPEFSRSERFDAVYFLDLPSAVEKQAIWNLYRQLFALDPEQRLPTDESWTGAEIRACCRLAALLDLPLVESAKNIVPVAVTAAESVERLRNWAAGRCLDATHSGVYQRATPKVGKTARRVTRDPSRN; this is encoded by the coding sequence ATGACCTTAACTCAACGTCTGCGCGAACTGATCGACGCCTGCTTCACCGGCCTCTGGTTGCAGTCGCACGAACATGAAGATGCCCTGGCCGAGATCGCCCGTCTCTGTCGCGAGCAAGGCTGGCGACTCGCCCAGTGGGATGTCAGTAGCGGCCTCCAGCTCACTGGCACCGAAGCGACGACCGGCACTTCCGCCGGGCAAGATCCCTTGGCGGCCCTCCGGGCGTTACCTGCGCTGGCCGCACCCGAAACGACGGCGGTGCTCGTGCTGAAGAACTTTCACCGGTTTCTCAACAGTGCCGAGATCGTGCAAACGCTCGTTCAGCAGTTGATCGCCGGTAAACAGTCCCGGACGTTCGTGATCATCTTGTCGCCGGTCGTACAGATCCCGGTGGAACTGGAAAAACTCATCCTCGTGGTGGAACACGAGTTGCCGAGTCGTGAGCAACTTCACGAACTGGCCCGTGGCGTGGCAACCGAACCAAGCGAAATGCCCACCGGTCCCCAACTCGATGCGCTCCTCGATGCGGCAGGCGGCTTGACCCGTTATGAGGCGGAAGCGGCCTATAGTCTTTCGCTCGTGCGGCACGGTCGATTGCTGCCCGATGCGTTGTGGCAGATCAAGAGCAGCCTGCTCAAGCAGAGCGGCCTGCTGCAACTCCATCGGGGCGGCGAAACGTTCGAGCAACTCGGCGGACTGGAGGCGATCAAAGCCTTCTGCCGGCGGGCGTTGCGCCCCGGCATGCGTCCGGCCAACGTCCGGCCGCGCGGGATTCTGCTCTTGGGCATTCCCGGTACCGGTAAATCGGCGTTGGCCAAAGCGCTCGGCAATGAAACCGGCCGTCCCACGCTGACGCTCGACGTCGGCACGCTCATGGGTGGCATCGTCGGACAGACCGAGAGCAACATTCGCCAGGCGCTGCAAATCGCCGATGCCATGGCTCCCTGCGTTCTCTTTCTGGATGAAGTGGAAAAAGGCCTGAGCGGAGTCGCGAGTTCGGGCCAAACCGACAGCGGCGTATCGGCCCGACTCTTCTCGACCTTCTTAACCTGGCTCAACGACCACACCAGCGACGTGTTCGTGATCGCCACCTGCAACGACATCTCGAAACTGCCGCCGGAGTTCTCACGAAGTGAACGGTTCGACGCGGTGTACTTCCTGGACCTGCCGAGCGCCGTCGAGAAGCAAGCGATCTGGAACCTCTATCGGCAACTCTTTGCGCTCGATCCCGAGCAGCGACTGCCGACTGACGAATCCTGGACCGGCGCGGAGATTCGCGCCTGTTGCCGTTTGGCCGCGCTGTTGGATCTGCCGCTCGTCGAATCGGCCAAGAACATCGTCCCCGTGGCCGTAACGGCCGCCGAATCGGTTGAGCGTTTGCGCAACTGGGCTGCCGGACGCTGTCTTGATGCGACGCACAGCGGAGTCTACCAACGGGCCACGCCGAAAGTCGGCAAGACCGCGCGCCGCGTCACACGCGATCCGTCCCGCAACTAG
- a CDS encoding DUF2997 domain-containing protein, protein MTSPGFKTIEIIVSPTGATTVVTHGFTGAACQEASRFLEQALGARLSEQRTSAFYEATPTTAVLERQEGV, encoded by the coding sequence ATGACGTCACCCGGATTTAAGACGATTGAAATCATCGTCAGCCCGACCGGGGCCACGACCGTCGTGACGCACGGTTTTACCGGTGCCGCCTGTCAGGAAGCGAGTCGCTTTCTCGAGCAGGCGCTCGGGGCGCGGCTCAGCGAACAGCGCACTTCGGCCTTCTACGAAGCTACACCAACGACCGCCGTCCTCGAACGGCAGGAAGGAGTGTGA
- a CDS encoding DUF1257 domain-containing protein, with protein MSHIVTIKTEVRDPAAIRLACGRLNLADPVHGTARLFSSEATGWLVPLRRWRYPLVCQTETGQLAYDNYQGAWGEPVELDRFLQAYSIEKTRLEARKQGHHVIEQPLPDGAVKLTLQVGGAA; from the coding sequence GTGTCGCACATCGTGACGATCAAAACCGAAGTCCGTGATCCGGCGGCGATCCGGTTGGCCTGCGGTCGTTTGAATTTGGCGGATCCCGTGCATGGGACGGCCCGCTTGTTTTCGAGCGAAGCCACCGGCTGGCTCGTGCCGCTACGCCGTTGGCGCTATCCGCTCGTCTGTCAGACCGAAACCGGGCAACTCGCTTACGACAACTACCAAGGGGCTTGGGGCGAACCGGTCGAACTCGACCGTTTCCTCCAAGCCTACTCAATTGAAAAAACCCGGCTCGAAGCGAGAAAGCAGGGCCACCACGTCATCGAGCAGCCGCTCCCAGACGGCGCCGTCAAGCTCACGCTGCAAGTCGGAGGTGCCGCATGA